In bacterium, the genomic window CGAGGCGATCAAACGCCTCGATGACAGTACCTACAGCAAGGTACAGGAGACGATTCCGAAGAACTCCCTGAGTGACCTGCTGTCGGAGCGTCGCGAAGAGATCATCCGTTCGATCGCACAGGCGGCCAATGACGAGCTACGTCCCCTGGGAATCGCGATTCTGGATCTCCGTATTCGCCGCACGGACTATCCGGAGTCGAATCTGAAGAAGATCTTCGATCGCATGCGGACCGAGCGCAATCGATTCGCGTTGAAGTACCGTGCCGAAGGCGAGGAACAGGCCCTCGAGATCCGTTCGAAAGCGGATCGCGAAGGGCTGGTGATTCAGGCCAATGCCGAACGCGCCTCCACCCGCCTGCACGGCGAGGGCGACGCCGAAGCGACGCGGATCTACGCCGAGGCGTACAACCAGGACGCCGAGTTCTACGGGTTCCTGCGCAGCC contains:
- the hflC gene encoding protease modulator HflC, producing the protein EAIKRLDDSTYSKVQETIPKNSLSDLLSERREEIIRSIAQAANDELRPLGIAILDLRIRRTDYPESNLKKIFDRMRTERNRFALKYRAEGEEQALEIRSKADREGLVIQANAERASTRLHGEGDAEATRIYAEAYNQDAEFYGFLRSLEAYRKALDDQTTMVLSKDAPFLKHLFDPGTTSKKRR